Proteins found in one Triticum urartu cultivar G1812 chromosome 4, Tu2.1, whole genome shotgun sequence genomic segment:
- the LOC125553966 gene encoding indole-2-monooxygenase-like produces the protein MAHVHVDELLHEAAAAAPRSLLIASAVLFSLVVVPLLLRIISKQGAASDAKLLSLLPSPPTKLPIIGHLHLMGDLPYVSLAGLAAKYGPELMLVHLGAVPTAVVSSPRTAEAVLRTHDHIFASRPRSMVFDIIMYGQTDSCFAPYGEHFRKARKLVTVHMLNARKIRSQRPARVEEVRLVIGKIAKAAAAREAVDMSELLHSYVNDLVCRAVSGKFSQEEGRNKLFRELTDINAALLGGFNILDYFPSLGRFELVCKMACAKARRVRKRWDLLLDKLIDDHAARMVSREDEAQPAQEEDKDFIDVSLSLQQEYGLTRDHIKAILIDMFEAGTDTSYMTLEFAMAELIRKPHLMKKLQEEVRRNVPNGQEMVAEDDLPNMTYLKAVIKETLRLHPPVPLMIPHFSLDACTVDGYTIPANTRVVINAWALGRHSSYWENENEFQPERFMNGAGVDLKPNEFHYLPFGFGRRMCPGVHSASATVEAMLANLMYRFDWKLPPGLKEEDIDMTEVFGITVSRKEKLILVPVTA, from the exons ATGGCTCACGTACATGTAGACGAGCTGCTCCACGAAGCAGCAGCGGCAGCTCCACGATCTCTCTTGATCGCGAGTGCGGTGCTCTTCTCCCTTGTGGTTGTGCCGCTCCTACTCCGCATTATTAGCAAGCAGGGAGCGGCAAGCGATGCCAAGCTGCTGAGCCTGCTCCCATCTCCCCCGACGAAGCTCCCCATCATCGGGCACCTGCACCTAATGGGCGATCTCCCCTACGTCTCCCTCGCCGGCCTGGCCGCCAAGTACGGCCCGGAACTCATGCTGGTACACCTCGGTGCCGTGCCCACCGCCGTCGTGTCCTCGCCGCGCACTGCCGAGGCCGTCCTGCGCACCCACGACCACATCTTCGCGTCACGGCCGCGGTCGATGGTCTTCGACATCATCATGTACGGGCAGACGGACTCGTGCTTCGCGCCCTACGGCGAGCACTTCCGGAAGGCCAGGAAGCTGGTGACGGTGCACATGCTCAACGCCAGGAAGATACGGTCCCAGCGCCCGGCCCGGGTGGAGGAGGTCCGGCTAGTGATTGGAAAGATCGCCAAGGCTGCGGCCGCGCGCGAGGCCGTGGACATGAGCGAGCTCCTGCACTCGTACGTCAACGACCTCGTTTGCCGTGCTGTGTCGGGCAAGTTCTCCCAGGAGGAGGGGCGGAACAAGCTGTTCCGTGAGCTCACCGACATCAACGCGGCGCTCCTGGGAGGGTTCAACATCCTCGACTACTTCCCGAGCCTGGGGAGGTTCGAGTTGGTCTGCAAGATGGCCTGCGCCAAGGCCCGACGGGTGAGGAAGCGGTGGGACCTGCTCCTCGACAAGCTAATTGACGACCATGCAGCAAGGATGGTAAGCCGTGAGGATGAGGCCCAGCCGGCGCAAGAGGAAGACAAAGACTTCATCGACGTATCCCTATCTCTTCAGCAGGAGTATGGTCTCACCAGGGACCATATCAAGGCCATCTTGATA GACATGTTTGAGGCCGGCACGGACACCTCGTATATGACGCTGGAGTTTGCCATGGCGGAGCTCATACGGAAGCCACACCTTATGAAGAAGCTGCAGGAAGAGGTAAGGAGGAATGTACCAAACGGGCAAGAGATGGTCGCCGAAGACGATCTCCCCAACATGACCTACCTCAAGGCTGTCATCAAGGAGACACTCCGGCTGCACCCGCCGGTACCTCTCATGATTCCACACTTCTCCCTAGACGCCTGCACCGTTGATGGCTACACGATCCCAGCAAACACTCGTGTCGTTATCAACGCCTGGGCACTCGGCAGGCACAGTAGCTACTGGGAAAATGAAAATGAATTCCAACCTGAGAGATTTATGAATGGAGCCGGCGTTGATCTGAAGCCAAATGAGTTCCATTACTTGCCATTTGGGTTTGGACGTAGAATGTGCCCTGGGGTTCACTCGGCATCAGCAACGGTCGAGGCAATGCTGGCAAACCTCATGTACCGTTTCGATTGGAAGCTTCCACCCGGATTGAAGGAAGAGGACATAGATATGACTGAAGTGTTTGGAATAACAGTTTCAAGAAAGGAAAAGCTCATCTTAGTCCCCGTGACCGCATGA